The Primulina tabacum isolate GXHZ01 chromosome 1, ASM2559414v2, whole genome shotgun sequence genome contains the following window.
TTTAAATTTGTTATTTCATCTGGAACacgcaaatttaaaatataacatGTGCACCTAATGTGAAAATTTTTACCACCTAGTGATAGTTTACATAGTTCAATAAATTAACTAATACTAGAAGTATTTGTACTGGCtcaaaagaaattgaaaaaacCTTCTAAAATAACAAATATAGTTTGAGAAATATTTTGTGTCGTGTGTGATTCATTAAAACATCTATATGCgagcaatatttttttaatgttccAAGAACTATCAATCTAATGACACGTATTACCGATATATGAACAACTTTACCAATGATTACTCCAAATATCCGAACACAAAgaaactttattatttaaactagcaaattctttaattaattcttttttGTTCAAGGGCTGATTTTTTAAGTGTGCGTTTGAGTGTATTTTGTGGGATAcgtcaaataaaatgatttgcaCTTATAGAAACctaattttcaaaagataattTAGCACTAAAACTAAAAGAACGTTGTTCAATTGTAAAAAATTTAGTTGTTTCTTTTCTAACTTTAtctacaaaaaatttaaaaagttgaGAATCATTACTCGATTAAGTGAATGTTGGAATTTGCGTTTGAAAACAACCAATATCAATTTCCACCGGATGATTTTTCTCGACGTGCCGCGTTAAAGTTCCAAAACCACCTCCTTGTTGAAATTTGTGACTTTTTGCACAATATTTGCATTTGGCTTGCATATCATCGAAGGGAAGTGTCACCTTTCGAAATGTTTGGTAAAGATATGGGAAGTCGAGCAAGGCACCGCTCGAGTTTTACTTCTAGACGCCACCGGATTGTTCATATTTTCTTAACTTTATGATGATGTGTTTGTGAGCCTCTTGTTCTCGTTCTTGATATTCCTCGTCGGAAAATTCAAGATCATAGCCGTTGATATTGAATGAAGGAAAATCGCGATGCTCGAACTCGGGCAGCATGATGCCCTTTCCATTTCCTTTGCCACCACTATGACTTGATCAGGCTCCGGCAATTTGTATAAATAagaaattgaaataattatgaaaataaatcaaCAATTGAAAATAAACCAATAATCGAGTCTTGATATTTTGAGAATTAGAGaattttgataaatttgtttgaaaaaatcaaaaggGTGGAGGTATTTATAGGggaaaatcgaaaaaaattgCAACAGAAGACCGCCGGTCCAGTTCGAGCCAACTGGTTGACCATTGCACAATGGCCACGTCATTGATGATCAATAACCACAAAATCGTGGACGTTGATTTCaaatacaataataataaaaaaaaggcAGATCGACGGGTTATCTACCCGTAAACCGTTACCGGACCGCCTTAGGGCGGTTCCCGTCATGGTTGCCCTTGGTCAGGGGCAATGGGGAAATATCGAAAATAATAGAAATTTTATATGCAATCTATCTAAGAATTCCAGATCAGCCCCCTCCTCCCCAAATTCCATTGAACCATTCAGTCTCTTAATCCCACCTCCCCTACCTGGAACTCCTAGTCAGTCCTTAAAATGTGAGAGAGTATACAGGTTACCTGTTAAACATGCTTTCCAGAATGCACCAATTCAAGATCCGTTCTGGGGTCTTTGGCAGTACAAGATGACGCCGAACAGCACCTGGAATCCATGTGGATACTGGGAATGCAAGAACTTCTGTATTAAGCATTCTAATCAAATAATTCTCCTTGCGACATTGCCCATCAGTATACTGTGAATGGGAAGATCCTTGACAACACATAACTGCCGCACATTTTGAACTTGAGCAACCCTTTCCAGTATCAATGCCCATTACTAAGTCTGCAATTCATTATCTGCCTTCCGCATGGAGACTGCATAAAGATATCAATTTGGTATAATCAACAGAAACCCACATGTATAAACAAATTTAAGCATTGAGAAATAGAAGGAAGAATCATCGATTCATAAAAGAACTTTATGTGATTTTAAACCATCTTATCTTGTCTATTCACACCTGGTGTAAATAAAAGGTATATTTCCTCAGAGCAAAATTGTTTCAAATGCTTGAGCAACTATTTATCCATcatttctttttcaattcaaagtGAGAAAAGGCACCATTTTTCCTCCCAAGACTCATAAAACCAATACATCAAAGTCAACCACACGAAAccagaaagaaaaataaatacagAAATAATCAAAGAAATGGAAACATTAAACTAGAGATGTTAATGGGACGGGTATAAGGTGGGTATAGCTAAACTCAAGACCCGCCTCATGAAGAAAACTTTGACCCATTATCCGCCCAACCCGGTTAAATATTCTTCGGACCTGCCCCACCTCGAATACGAAACGGGGCCGGGTAGATCCGTGAGatccgaatttttttaaaataaaaaaaaaattatttcttccCACATGACTGAATTATGAAACAGACAAACCTCTAGATACAATATAATAGAAAATTAATTCATATTTTCgaccacacttaataataacaaacaaattATTTTCACGAAATaaagaattacataaaaaaaaagttattaGCTCTCCAAAAAAATTCTTGACATCCCCAAAAATAAGTCATAACATAACTTAGacagatcaatataaaatcagcgAGTAGACAATATTTCAGACACATTTTTCGGGATCATCTTCCTCTTCATCAAGAATGATGAGACAAGTTGGTAAACTACTTGAAGAATTAACTACAAAATTAAAGATAGAATTTATATCCACATATATGGGACGGTTATGAGGCGGGTATTGTAGGACACATGACCCGTCCCATATCCGGACGGATCTGAAAAATTGGAGCCGAGACCCGCCCCATGAACCATTTAATGTGCCCAAACCCACTCCATACGCGCGGGTCATAACTTTACCCAAACCCATTGACATCCCTACATTAAACCCAACCAACATACAACTCGAAGAGAAACTTACCCCAAATCCACTAAAAATTATCGGCAGACCATCGACCAAGGCACCAAGCAAGTGAATTTCCAAGAAATAATATTAATTCTTTACGAGGGAAAAAATAATTCTTCATCTCAACATGTCCAACTCTTCAATGGGCCCAAGTGAATTTCCTTTTCAATGGGCCTAAGGCAGTCCAACTCCTTAGCCCATCTATGTGGATATGCTTTATCGTCCCTTTCGGCCCAAATTTAACAAACCTAAAGAAAAAGGTCAAATTACACAATCACCCTTCCTCATCTTCCCGCGGGAACCTTTGGCGCCAAGAAGAGACCCGCGCACCTTCGCATATATCAGTATAGCACTCCCTCCATCTCACCTTCACTGTGTGTCTGAACTATGGAGTCTGCTAAATCTTCGTTGCTGAATGTGTGTAAGTCGAAGAAGCCGCTCCATTCATCGTCGGGTCCACGGAACCGGAAGATATCGGGCTCCGACTCGAATCCATGGACTGTCAAAACTCCCGGGAAGACAGCTGATCCGCCTCGCCGTATGCGCCACCGTAGTGCGGCGATGTCGATTAAAGAAATCAGGGAGGCGGCGCTAAAGCTGCGGGAATCGGGTTCCGGCCAGAGGACAAATCCTGGCCCAGTCGTTGGATCAACAAACGAGCATTTTGATACCTGGTCTGAATCTGCGGCCACTGTTAAGCAGAAAAAGAAATCCGCTGATGGAGATATTAAGCTTCCGGAAGAGTAAGTGAATGCCGTAGCTATTGTATGTTAAATCAAAGGCGTGTTGTATTTTTGTATATGTTGTGATTTTGATTGTCTGAAAATGATCTAGAATGCTGTGACTGGTTTTGTATAATGTAATTAAATGCTTTATTATACATGTGTTTCAGGTATGAACTATTGGATAATTTTTTCAATAGCTTGGATAGCTCGCTCCGGCTTCTACAGTTGAAGAGATCAGCAACGTTATTTACTAATGTTAGACCCCAAGTAGAAACTTTAACCGATAGGTGTGCAAGATCGGATTATAGAGTTCtctttttttcatttattatcTTTTTTGTGCTGgcaaattgattttttttttttttttggaatggACAAAATTTCAGAAGGTTTACACATAGCCATTTAGCTCAACTGAAGTTTATCATGCCGGATGTCATTGAGATTGAGAAGGTTCTTAGGCGTGATGAGCGCACTTGCTGTATTAAGCCTGATCTTCGTATCAGTTTGAATGTTAAAGCCATTGGGGATGGAAGTAATGCTAAATCTGATAGTCGAAATGTGCAGCAGCTAAGGAAAGTCTTCCGTGCTCGGCTTGTGGAATTCTACAAGTCCCACCCGGTGGTACAACATTTACTTGCCAAATAGCCTATGAATTGCATGTGATGTTAGCTCCTTTTATGggtatatatatgaaaattttaatgtgATTTTACGTATGAAGCAAACTTATAGCTGGCACCACATGCCAAGATGGTGGTGTTCATTAATGTGATCCTTGGCACTCTGCATAGTTTGGTATTCTATGTGGAGAATTGCTTGGTTCGTTTTTATTTCATCAATTTGTGCACGGTTTTCATATCACTATGATCCCTTGTATCATGTCAAACTGAATTCATGGTGGAAAAGTATTCCACCCTCGTGACTTGATGCATCATGATCTGATTTCATGTGACTTATGTTACGAATAAGCTATGCAGGCAGGCTAGAAAATCCAACCTTTCGGTCAGGTTGGCTGACAGCGCTTGAATAATGTGTACTGGGAATTCTTTCCTTCATTTGGTTGccaaaactttgaaaaataaaaatcttattGTAAGCTTGTCAAGATCGCTGTTTATCCTGTTGTCGGTTGCCAGTTACTGCTTCTGCTATTTTACATGAATTTATGTGACTAATAGACTGTGCATCTGCTTCAGGGGGATGATGTTCCTGAGGATGAGCTGCCTGAACCATTCAATAGATTGAAGGAAGATTATTCTAGGAACTTGGTTTGCGCCTCAGCTTCATCTCCGATAATCGAGACACCTGACGTAGGATTATTGCTTGGAGACTCATCCAAAGCATCACATCTGTCTCTATCATTTAAGAGAAGCTTCTCACGGGGCTCAATGCACACTGCAGAAAATCTGAAACAAGAAAAGTCAGTTATTGATGTCCATGTTTTGGTTGATTCAGAACCCAAGTCTGTTAAAAGTCTTTCCGAGAATGCAAGTAGCCCATTTTCTGTCGATTGTCCTTCCGAATTCTCATCTAATGAGGCAGCTTCAGCTCGTGTACCACCATCGATCCTTCTTGACACCCACACCCCAGTAAAAAGTGTAAATTTGGCCAAGAATGAAGATGGCTCCTCTACTCTCGGAACTCCGGTGGAACTTTGCTCTACTCCAGCACAGCTGATATGTTCTACGCCCATGCTTCAACCGCCTAAGAGATGTTGCAGGAGCCCAAATGATgagtcatctggatcaatgAGCAAACTAGTCAGGCGCCCACCCCCGAACAGGCCTCTGAAATTCGACACACCTGTTAAGATTGCAAATGCTAACAATGAGCTTAGCAGAAGTACATGTGGAAATTTATCAGCCAGTGGCGAAATCTTTGACATTCTTCCAGAGGCTCTTTTACAATCAGTAAGCTCATATTGCTTGGGT
Protein-coding sequences here:
- the LOC142544822 gene encoding CDT1-like protein a, chloroplastic, coding for MESAKSSLLNVCKSKKPLHSSSGPRNRKISGSDSNPWTVKTPGKTADPPRRMRHRSAAMSIKEIREAALKLRESGSGQRTNPGPVVGSTNEHFDTWSESAATVKQKKKSADGDIKLPEEYELLDNFFNSLDSSLRLLQLKRSATLFTNVRPQVETLTDRRFTHSHLAQLKFIMPDVIEIEKVLRRDERTCCIKPDLRISLNVKAIGDGSNAKSDSRNVQQLRKVFRARLVEFYKSHPVGDDVPEDELPEPFNRLKEDYSRNLVCASASSPIIETPDVGLLLGDSSKASHLSLSFKRSFSRGSMHTAENLKQEKSVIDVHVLVDSEPKSVKSLSENASSPFSVDCPSEFSSNEAASARVPPSILLDTHTPVKSVNLAKNEDGSSTLGTPVELCSTPAQLICSTPMLQPPKRCCRSPNDESSGSMSKLVRRPPPNRPLKFDTPVKIANANNELSRSTCGNLSASGEIFDILPEALLQSIQEKEKKALMERDPAISQAKWRLQMIAGLPKLFNMIYFLFQSIRRSVLTKEELVQKIIAGNMDVVDRREVEEQLRLLQELAPEWIHEKSASSGDLLVCINKISSPESIRARLAEAK